Part of the Amycolatopsis lurida genome is shown below.
GTGTTGCAGGAGGTCAATGCTTCGCTGGATTCGTTGGGCGACAGTGATGCTGTCGACGCTGCCGTGGCCGCGTCGGAAGGGATCGCGCGGTTGGAGGCGGTCCGGTTCCGCGCTTTGGCGCAGCTGAACCGCCACCGTGGCGGCGCTTCTAGTGTGGTGCAGGAGATCGCGTTCGCCTTGTCCGTTGTGGACGGTCACGCGGCGGGTCTGGTGTCGACGGCAGTGGCGCTGACCACCCGCCTCCCGCGCACACTCGGGCTGCTCGACCGCGGAGAGGTGGGTGGCTACGGGGCGATGAAGGTCGCCACCGCGACAGCGTGGCTGTCGGACGAGGACGCCCGCGCGGTGGACGCGGTGTTGGAGGATCGCCTGCCAGGCCGGAACTGCGACCAGATCCGGAAAGCGGCCAATCACGCGGCGGTGATGGCCGACCGTGAGGGTGCCGCCCGGCGCGCGGAGCGGCACCGTGCCGGGCGCCGGTTGTCGATCCGCCACGGCGAGACCGGGGTGGCGTCGATCGAGGTCGAGGACGGCCCCGTGGAAAAGGTCGCCGCCGCCTATACGCGCATCGACCGTGAGGCACGCGCCCTCAAAACCGGTGGAGAAACCCGCACCCTGGA
Proteins encoded:
- a CDS encoding HNH endonuclease signature motif containing protein, which gives rise to MDTRNATVALLKEIISLDVLQEVNASLDSLGDSDAVDAAVAASEGIARLEAVRFRALAQLNRHRGGASSVVQEIAFALSVVDGHAAGLVSTAVALTTRLPRTLGLLDRGEVGGYGAMKVATATAWLSDEDARAVDAVLEDRLPGRNCDQIRKAANHAAVMADREGAARRAERHRAGRRLSIRHGETGVASIEVEDGPVEKVAAAYTRIDREARALKTGGETRTLDQLRADIALDLMLGGQGGKSERSEVFLYMDLNTYLGLNDDPAELAGHGHIPASLARHIASGPDTVLRRIITDPLSGQVLDLGRDRYRPTAGLDEFVRVRDRECRRPGCHRIAQACDLDHSLPWQHGGHTSATELIDLCRRDHRLKDEPGWIYHLAEDGTLTITTPTGHSYNSTPPPLHEPRTQEPPF